A single Bacillota bacterium DNA region contains:
- a CDS encoding zinc-binding dehydrogenase: MERGQVRPVVDQVLPLHQVAKAHERLETGHGRGKVVLEVPA; the protein is encoded by the coding sequence ATCGAACGGGGACAGGTCCGGCCCGTTGTCGACCAGGTGCTGCCGCTCCATCAGGTCGCAAAGGCCCACGAACGGCTGGAGACGGGGCATGGCAGGGGCAAGGTCGTGCTCGAAGTGCCGGCCTAG